The following are encoded together in the Bradyrhizobium algeriense genome:
- a CDS encoding alpha-D-ribose 1-methylphosphonate 5-triphosphate diphosphatase produces the protein MTELFIEGGRALLGHEISETTLRIAGREIVAVGTDNSHSSPGIDAGGLLVLPGIVDLHGDAFERQMMPRPGVDFPIDVALIDSDRQAVGNGITTVYHATTWSWEPGLRSADNARCLLEAIEQMRPQLAADTRFHLRHETYNIDAESEIIDWLSEGRVDLFAFNDHMDSTVASLAKPLKRSRMVERTGLTNEAFDRLVQSVVTRGHDVPASIARLAQAARAADVRMLSHDDESPAMRQAYRAQGVAIAEFPVNEETARDAAAASDFIVFGAPNVVRGGSHTGWTKASDMVAKGLCSVLASDYYYPAPLLAAFRLAADGVLPLAAAWQLISSAPARAAGLADRGMLAAGLRADIVLVDDTAPRRPRIVAVVAAGRLVHLTEANRLVRSSVASRKAVAAA, from the coding sequence GTGACCGAACTGTTCATTGAAGGTGGCCGGGCGCTGCTCGGCCATGAGATATCAGAAACCACGTTGCGGATTGCCGGCCGCGAGATCGTCGCCGTGGGCACGGACAACAGCCACAGCTCGCCCGGCATCGATGCCGGCGGCTTGCTGGTGCTGCCGGGCATCGTCGATCTGCATGGCGATGCCTTCGAGCGGCAGATGATGCCGCGGCCAGGCGTCGATTTTCCGATCGACGTCGCACTGATCGACAGCGACCGGCAGGCGGTCGGCAACGGCATCACGACCGTCTATCACGCCACGACCTGGTCGTGGGAGCCTGGCCTGCGCAGCGCGGACAATGCCAGGTGCTTGCTGGAGGCGATCGAGCAGATGCGGCCGCAGCTCGCCGCCGACACCCGCTTCCATTTGCGTCACGAGACCTACAATATCGACGCCGAAAGCGAAATCATCGACTGGCTGTCGGAAGGCCGCGTCGACCTGTTCGCATTCAACGACCACATGGACTCGACCGTCGCGAGCCTCGCCAAGCCGCTGAAGCGCAGCCGGATGGTTGAGCGCACGGGGCTCACCAATGAGGCGTTCGACCGCCTGGTGCAAAGCGTGGTCACCCGCGGCCACGACGTGCCGGCTTCGATCGCCCGGCTGGCGCAGGCCGCCCGCGCGGCTGATGTCCGGATGCTCTCGCATGACGATGAAAGCCCGGCGATGCGGCAAGCCTATCGTGCGCAGGGCGTTGCCATCGCCGAATTTCCGGTCAACGAGGAAACCGCCCGCGACGCTGCCGCAGCCTCTGACTTCATCGTGTTCGGCGCGCCCAATGTCGTGCGCGGCGGCAGCCACACCGGCTGGACCAAGGCCTCCGACATGGTCGCCAAGGGTCTGTGTTCGGTGCTGGCGTCGGATTATTACTACCCGGCGCCGCTGCTGGCGGCATTCCGGCTTGCGGCCGACGGTGTGCTGCCGCTGGCCGCGGCATGGCAACTGATCTCGTCAGCACCGGCGCGCGCCGCCGGCCTCGCCGATCGCGGCATGCTCGCCGCGGGACTGCGCGCCGACATCGTTCTGGTCGACGACACGGCGCCGCGGCGGCCACGAATCGTCGCGGTCGTTGCCGCGGGGCGCCTGGTGCATCTGACGGAGGCAAACCGTCTCGTCCGCTCGTCCGTCGCTTCCCGCAAGGCAGTTGCAGCCGCGTAA
- the phnE gene encoding phosphonate ABC transporter, permease protein PhnE: MSQLPKPDTDALRTKYPDVFDRPASARLAMPAMILAVFAIFVFGLVDLGFSPAKLVSGLSQLGWITVMMIPPDPGSSLPAYLAALGETLSIALLGTTLAAVAALPVSLLAARNIIPSNLLRFPVRRFLDSVRGVDTLIWALVWINVVGLGPFAGVLAIALSDFGAFGKLFSEAIEAADRKQVEGIRASGGNALHEIRFGLMPQVLPVIAGQVLYFIESNTRSATIIGIVGAGGIGLQLAEQIRVLEWQKVSFLILMILVAVAAIDWISGKLRFAIIGQRAIA; this comes from the coding sequence ATGAGCCAGTTGCCGAAACCGGATACAGATGCGCTCCGGACCAAATATCCTGACGTCTTCGACCGGCCCGCATCCGCGCGCCTCGCCATGCCGGCGATGATTTTGGCTGTGTTCGCGATCTTCGTATTCGGGTTGGTCGATCTCGGCTTCTCGCCGGCCAAATTGGTGTCGGGCCTGAGCCAGCTCGGCTGGATCACGGTGATGATGATTCCACCCGATCCCGGCTCCTCGCTGCCCGCCTATCTCGCAGCCCTCGGTGAGACGCTGTCGATCGCGCTGCTCGGCACGACCTTGGCCGCCGTTGCGGCGCTGCCGGTCAGCCTGCTGGCGGCGCGGAACATCATTCCGTCGAACCTGCTTCGCTTCCCGGTGCGCCGGTTCCTCGATTCCGTCCGCGGTGTCGATACGCTGATCTGGGCGCTGGTGTGGATCAACGTCGTTGGCCTCGGCCCGTTTGCCGGTGTGCTGGCGATCGCGCTGTCCGACTTCGGCGCGTTCGGCAAATTGTTTTCCGAAGCCATCGAGGCCGCCGACAGGAAGCAGGTCGAGGGCATCAGGGCTTCCGGCGGCAACGCGCTGCATGAAATACGCTTCGGCCTGATGCCGCAGGTGCTGCCTGTTATAGCGGGGCAGGTGCTCTATTTCATTGAATCGAATACCCGCTCGGCCACCATCATCGGTATCGTCGGCGCGGGTGGCATCGGCTTGCAGCTGGCCGAGCAGATCCGGGTGCTGGAGTGGCAGAAGGTCTCGTTCCTGATCCTGATGATTTTGGTCGCGGTCGCCGCGATCGACTGGATCTCGGGCAAATTGCGCTTTGCCATCATCGGACAGCGGGCAATCGCGTGA
- a CDS encoding IS5 family transposase: protein MRPRERRETGEQDLFRSRLDQIIDMKHPLVTLGRTVDWGFLEGRLGEVYTDGPGQPPLPTRLMAGLAILKHSYDLSDEVLCERWVENPYYQYFCGEEFFQHRLVFDRSSLTRWRSRMGEERLAALIQESLSVATRTKAIKPSELSRVIVDTTVQPKNVTFPTDAKLLNRAREKLVRLAKLRGVDLRQSYARVGKLALIQHQRYAHAKQFKRANRMLKKLRTYLGRVIRDIARKIEGDGGLEAAFTKLLALARRVREQKQHQRGPKIYSLHAPEVECIGKGKAHRPYEFGVKVSVATTLKHCKGGQFVAHVKALPGNPYDGHTLASVIPDMEALVGSTIARILADKGYRGHNAPPDYRFRVFISGQKRGVTPKIKRELRRRSAVEPVIGHLKAEHRMGRNYLWFRRGDAANAVLAAVGYNFRRLIRWLTLLLRQILTALFPEPSINQT, encoded by the coding sequence ATGCGGCCACGGGAACGGCGAGAAACGGGTGAGCAGGATCTGTTCCGGTCCCGGCTCGATCAGATCATCGACATGAAGCATCCACTGGTGACGCTGGGGCGCACGGTGGATTGGGGGTTCCTGGAAGGGCGCCTCGGCGAGGTCTACACGGACGGCCCCGGCCAGCCGCCGCTGCCGACGCGATTGATGGCGGGGCTGGCGATCCTCAAGCACAGCTATGACCTCTCCGATGAGGTGCTGTGCGAGCGTTGGGTCGAGAACCCCTATTACCAATACTTCTGCGGCGAGGAATTCTTCCAGCACCGGCTGGTGTTCGACCGCTCGTCGCTGACGCGCTGGCGAAGCCGCATGGGCGAGGAGCGGCTGGCTGCGCTGATCCAGGAAAGCCTGTCGGTTGCCACCAGGACCAAGGCGATCAAGCCATCCGAACTGTCACGGGTGATCGTCGATACCACGGTTCAGCCCAAAAACGTGACGTTCCCCACCGATGCGAAGCTTCTGAACCGGGCGCGCGAGAAATTGGTGCGGCTGGCGAAGCTGCGCGGGGTGGATTTGCGCCAATCCTATGCGCGGGTGGGCAAGCTCGCGCTGATCCAGCATCAGCGCTATGCCCACGCCAAGCAGTTCAAGCGCGCCAACCGGATGCTCAAGAAACTGCGCACCTATCTCGGCCGCGTCATCCGTGACATCGCCCGCAAGATCGAGGGCGACGGCGGGCTCGAAGCGGCGTTTACAAAGCTGCTGGCGCTGGCTCGGCGGGTGCGCGAGCAGAAACAGCATCAGCGCGGGCCGAAGATCTATTCCCTGCACGCGCCGGAAGTCGAATGCATCGGCAAAGGCAAGGCGCATCGGCCTTACGAGTTCGGCGTCAAGGTGAGCGTCGCCACCACCCTCAAGCACTGCAAGGGCGGCCAGTTCGTCGCCCATGTGAAAGCGCTGCCCGGCAACCCTTACGACGGTCACACCCTGGCAAGCGTGATCCCGGACATGGAGGCGCTCGTCGGCAGCACCATCGCGCGCATCCTCGCGGACAAGGGATACCGCGGCCACAATGCGCCGCCCGACTACAGGTTCAGGGTCTTCATCTCTGGCCAGAAGCGTGGGGTGACGCCCAAGATCAAGCGCGAATTGCGCCGCAGGTCCGCCGTCGAGCCCGTCATCGGCCATCTCAAGGCCGAGCACCGCATGGGTCGCAACTATCTCTGGTTCCGCCGCGGCGACGCTGCCAACGCCGTCCTCGCCGCCGTCGGCTACAACTTCCGCCGTCTGATCCGCTGGCTCACACTCTTGTTGCGCCAAATCCTGACGGCACTCTTCCCGGAGCCGTCGATCAATCAAACCTGA
- the phnH gene encoding phosphonate C-P lyase system protein PhnH encodes MTSVAELPAGFADKVLSAQSVFRSVMDAMARPGSVQRVQPAAGGPDTMMRGAAAIALTLFDHDTPVWLDGRMSAAADVAKWLKFHTSAPVVVDSSIASFALIGDPQSLPALDRFAFGSNEYPDRSTTLILQVESLTDGPVVELQGPGIDGSAALRASIQPRDLFERLAINAALFPRGIDVVLVHDDSIVAIPRTTRLVRGG; translated from the coding sequence ATGACGAGCGTTGCCGAACTGCCCGCAGGATTTGCCGACAAGGTGTTGTCGGCGCAATCGGTCTTCCGTTCCGTGATGGATGCGATGGCGCGTCCCGGCAGCGTCCAGCGCGTCCAGCCTGCAGCGGGCGGGCCTGATACGATGATGCGTGGCGCCGCCGCCATCGCGCTGACCTTGTTCGACCACGATACGCCGGTCTGGCTCGACGGCCGGATGTCGGCCGCAGCTGATGTCGCCAAGTGGCTCAAGTTCCACACCAGCGCGCCGGTCGTTGTGGATTCGTCGATTGCCAGTTTTGCATTGATAGGCGATCCGCAGAGCCTGCCGGCGCTCGATCGCTTCGCGTTCGGCAGCAATGAATATCCGGACCGTTCGACGACGCTGATCCTGCAGGTCGAGAGCCTGACGGATGGCCCCGTGGTCGAGCTGCAGGGCCCCGGCATCGACGGCTCGGCAGCGCTTCGCGCTTCAATCCAGCCGCGTGATCTGTTCGAGCGGTTGGCCATAAACGCCGCACTGTTTCCGCGCGGCATCGATGTCGTGCTGGTTCATGACGATTCCATCGTCGCCATACCGCGCACGACGCGGCTCGTGAGGGGAGGCTGA
- the phnE gene encoding phosphonate ABC transporter, permease protein PhnE, with translation MANAISILPDQQLAVLNDTYRKAVARKRLKVTLAAVAFFAALIIAAIGAEVNLRTLFSYFGNFISYFDRILTLEDGTRVWTNFGEWFWGWQKWLKMLGETILISYVGTLTGAVIAFVLNFFAAQNTSPAPWLRFVVRRLLEFARTVPGIVFALIFVIAFGLGPMAGVLAIAVHSAGALGKLFSEIVENADMKPVEGVRSTGASWLSCMRFAVLPQVTAGYASYALLRFEINVREASVMGFVGAGGIGQELVVAIRKFYYSDVSAILVTIIVTVFVIDITTGWLRGKLFGKEARA, from the coding sequence ATGGCGAATGCCATATCCATCCTTCCAGACCAGCAACTTGCGGTGCTCAACGATACCTATCGCAAGGCGGTCGCGCGCAAGCGTTTGAAGGTGACTTTGGCGGCGGTGGCATTCTTCGCCGCGTTGATTATCGCAGCGATCGGCGCGGAAGTGAATCTGCGCACGCTCTTCAGCTATTTCGGCAACTTCATCAGCTATTTCGACCGCATTCTTACCCTGGAAGACGGCACGCGGGTATGGACCAATTTCGGTGAATGGTTCTGGGGCTGGCAGAAGTGGCTCAAGATGCTCGGCGAGACCATTCTCATCAGCTATGTCGGCACCCTGACCGGCGCGGTCATTGCCTTTGTGCTGAATTTCTTCGCCGCGCAAAACACGTCGCCTGCGCCATGGCTGCGGTTCGTCGTCCGACGTCTCCTCGAATTCGCGCGCACCGTCCCCGGCATCGTATTCGCGCTCATTTTCGTCATCGCCTTCGGCCTCGGGCCGATGGCGGGCGTACTTGCAATCGCCGTGCATTCCGCCGGTGCGCTCGGAAAGTTGTTCTCCGAGATCGTCGAGAACGCCGACATGAAACCGGTCGAGGGTGTGCGTTCGACAGGCGCAAGCTGGCTCTCCTGCATGCGCTTTGCGGTGTTGCCGCAGGTCACGGCCGGCTATGCCAGCTACGCGCTGTTGCGCTTTGAGATCAATGTCCGCGAGGCCTCGGTGATGGGTTTTGTTGGCGCCGGCGGCATCGGGCAGGAGCTCGTCGTCGCGATCCGCAAGTTCTATTACTCCGACGTGAGCGCGATCCTCGTCACCATCATCGTCACCGTCTTCGTCATCGATATCACGACCGGCTGGCTGCGCGGAAAACTGTTCGGCAAGGAGGCGCGTGCATGA
- the phnF gene encoding phosphonate metabolism transcriptional regulator PhnF — translation MSIQDTPSGVALWRQVADGIERGIADGRFVAGEKLPGEMEIAETYRVNRHTVRRALATLAERGLVRAERGSGTYVETRRLAYPLHSRTRFSEIVGAGGREPRGQFIDATEEAATRELARELGLKTGAPLIRIESVRLADRAPICVSTTWLSAERFPNAGKVFADVRSMTKLVAHYGIRDFRRASTRITAGIVDATDAARLDLALGRPVLVVDSTDVDTGGEPLTTKRSRFAAERVEFLVENS, via the coding sequence ATGAGCATCCAGGATACGCCCTCCGGCGTCGCGCTGTGGCGGCAGGTCGCCGACGGCATCGAACGCGGCATCGCCGACGGCCGCTTTGTTGCCGGCGAAAAGCTGCCGGGCGAGATGGAGATCGCCGAAACCTATCGGGTCAACCGCCACACCGTTCGCCGAGCGCTCGCCACGCTCGCCGAACGCGGCCTGGTGCGCGCCGAGCGCGGCAGCGGCACCTATGTCGAGACCCGGCGCCTCGCCTACCCGCTGCACTCGCGAACGCGGTTTTCCGAAATCGTCGGCGCCGGCGGCCGCGAGCCGCGCGGCCAATTCATCGACGCGACCGAGGAAGCCGCTACGCGCGAGCTGGCGCGGGAACTCGGACTGAAGACCGGGGCACCCTTGATCCGGATCGAATCGGTGCGGCTGGCCGACCGCGCACCGATCTGCGTCAGCACCACCTGGCTTTCGGCCGAACGCTTTCCCAACGCCGGGAAGGTGTTTGCCGATGTGCGTTCGATGACCAAGCTAGTGGCGCATTACGGTATCCGGGATTTTCGCCGTGCGTCGACCCGGATCACCGCCGGTATCGTCGACGCGACCGACGCCGCGCGGCTGGACCTGGCGCTCGGACGTCCCGTGCTCGTGGTCGACAGCACCGACGTCGATACCGGCGGCGAGCCGCTGACGACCAAGCGTTCGCGCTTTGCTGCGGAACGCGTCGAGTTTTTGGTGGAGAATAGTTGA
- the phnG gene encoding phosphonate C-P lyase system protein PhnG — protein MAVLAHSATADIEGRLGMVALPAHEDLRAPENGLVMVRGRVGGDGAPFNLGEATVSRAAVRLSTGEVGFGYALGRDREKARLIALCDAMVQSAELAGAIETQVVAPLRAAMIEKRNRKVAEAAATRVDFYTLVRGEG, from the coding sequence ATGGCGGTGCTGGCTCATTCTGCAACGGCCGACATAGAAGGGCGTCTCGGAATGGTCGCGTTGCCCGCGCACGAAGACCTGCGCGCGCCCGAGAATGGGCTCGTCATGGTGCGCGGCCGCGTCGGCGGCGACGGCGCGCCGTTCAATCTCGGCGAGGCGACGGTATCGCGTGCCGCGGTGCGGCTGTCGACCGGCGAGGTCGGTTTTGGCTACGCGCTCGGCCGCGATCGGGAGAAGGCCCGGCTGATCGCGCTTTGCGACGCCATGGTGCAGTCAGCTGAGCTTGCTGGCGCGATCGAAACCCAGGTCGTTGCACCGCTGCGTGCGGCGATGATCGAAAAACGAAACCGCAAGGTCGCAGAGGCCGCGGCAACACGGGTCGATTTCTACACACTGGTGCGGGGTGAGGGCTGA
- a CDS encoding DUF1045 domain-containing protein, whose amino-acid sequence MANYPRYAIYYTSAQGSVLDRFGASLLGYDAHGGDELPFPDGLPLDWRDLTQDPRKYGFHATLKAPMALADGKAEARLAAACELFADLARPVPVIQPVVDSISGFIAVIPAEPSAELELLAAEATKAFDPFRAPLSPEDRARRKPDKLTARQRDYLDRWGYPYVFEEFRFHMTLTGRLPAERREHVVAMLRERFAATGIGPLAIDAIALCRQETPNSRFRVIGRWPLQE is encoded by the coding sequence ATGGCAAATTATCCCCGTTACGCGATCTATTACACCTCAGCGCAAGGCAGCGTGCTCGACCGGTTCGGTGCCTCGCTGCTCGGTTACGACGCCCATGGCGGCGACGAACTGCCCTTTCCGGATGGGCTCCCATTGGACTGGCGAGACCTGACGCAGGATCCCCGCAAATACGGCTTTCACGCCACGCTGAAGGCGCCGATGGCGCTGGCCGACGGCAAGGCCGAGGCACGGCTTGCCGCGGCATGCGAATTATTCGCCGATCTGGCCCGGCCCGTACCGGTGATCCAACCGGTGGTCGATTCGATCAGCGGTTTCATCGCGGTGATTCCGGCCGAACCGTCGGCAGAGCTCGAACTGCTCGCCGCCGAAGCGACGAAGGCATTCGATCCGTTCCGGGCTCCCCTCAGCCCGGAAGACCGTGCGCGGCGAAAGCCCGACAAGCTGACGGCGCGACAGCGCGACTATCTCGACCGCTGGGGCTACCCTTACGTCTTCGAGGAATTTCGATTCCATATGACGCTGACGGGACGGCTTCCCGCAGAACGGCGCGAGCATGTTGTGGCAATGCTGCGCGAGAGGTTTGCGGCAACGGGCATCGGGCCGCTCGCGATCGACGCGATTGCCCTATGCCGTCAGGAAACTCCGAACTCGCGGTTTCGGGTCATTGGCCGCTGGCCATTGCAGGAATGA
- the phnD gene encoding phosphonate ABC transporter substrate-binding protein: MITRRIVLAGAVALAFTASASAQDWKSKYPELTFAVVPAENASGVTERWTPFVAYLSKELGIKVTLRIANDYAAVIEGQRAGNIHIASYGSASFARARLTGVKTDAFANDINADGSTGYYSVFFVKASSSYKNIDQLKGKNLGLVDPNSTSGNNVPRFELDKLGISDADGYFGKVVFTGSHENAMLALSQGTVEVAANQWTNDEDSTLSQMLHKGMLKNADGSPMKKDDFRIIHKSAPIINGPYAYNSDLPADLKAAIAKAFTEAPTKDKAAFDRLSDGQKKGFNPATTKDWDGTIELIKFVDALRKKKAS; this comes from the coding sequence ATGATCACTCGTCGTATCGTTCTTGCAGGCGCGGTCGCGCTGGCGTTTACCGCTTCCGCCTCGGCGCAGGACTGGAAGAGCAAATATCCGGAACTGACTTTTGCGGTGGTGCCGGCCGAAAACGCTTCGGGCGTGACCGAGCGTTGGACGCCTTTCGTGGCCTATTTGTCGAAGGAGCTCGGCATCAAGGTCACACTGCGCATCGCCAATGACTACGCCGCCGTGATCGAAGGCCAGCGCGCCGGCAACATCCATATCGCAAGCTACGGCTCGGCGTCGTTCGCCCGCGCCCGGCTGACCGGCGTCAAGACCGATGCCTTCGCCAACGACATCAATGCCGACGGTTCGACCGGCTATTATTCCGTGTTCTTCGTCAAGGCGTCGAGCTCTTACAAGAATATCGATCAGTTGAAGGGCAAGAACCTCGGCCTGGTCGATCCGAATTCGACGTCGGGCAACAACGTGCCGCGCTTCGAGCTCGACAAGCTCGGCATTTCCGACGCCGATGGCTATTTCGGCAAGGTCGTGTTCACCGGCAGCCACGAGAACGCCATGCTGGCGCTGTCGCAGGGCACCGTCGAGGTCGCCGCCAACCAGTGGACCAACGACGAGGATTCGACGCTCTCCCAGATGCTGCACAAGGGCATGCTGAAGAATGCCGACGGCTCGCCGATGAAGAAGGACGATTTCCGGATCATCCACAAATCGGCTCCGATCATCAACGGACCCTATGCCTATAATTCGGATTTACCCGCCGATCTGAAGGCCGCGATTGCCAAGGCGTTCACCGAAGCGCCGACCAAGGACAAGGCGGCGTTCGACCGCCTGTCCGACGGCCAGAAGAAAGGTTTCAATCCGGCCACCACGAAGGATTGGGATGGCACTATCGAATTGATCAAGTTCGTCGATGCGTTGCGTAAAAAGAAGGCGTCCTAA
- the mmsB gene encoding multiple monosaccharide ABC transporter permease codes for MTDKAVALPGHTGFIKNNLRNYGMLLSLFAIMLFFQVMTDGTLLQPLNLTNLVLQNSYIVIMALGMLLIIVTGHIDLSVGSVAGFVGAVAAVLMVRYHIAYPLAFVACLLVGALIGAAQGYWVAYFKIPSFIVTLAGMLVFKGLALAILAGQSVGPFPPTFQKLSSGFIPELFPGAGTLYPTSLLIGAVLAVALVYTSAKNRARQASHGIEVEPFGFFVAKSAVLFAVIVFFAGLIASHRGLPNVLVIMTALIGLYAFVTTRTVIGRHIYAIGGNARAASLSGIKTERLTFLTFVNMGVLAALAGLVFAARLNTATPKAGAGFELDVIAACFIGGASAYGGVGRVGGAVIGAMIMGVMNNGMSILGIGIDYQQVIKGLVLLGAVCLDVYNQRR; via the coding sequence ATGACCGACAAGGCGGTTGCGCTGCCCGGGCACACCGGCTTCATCAAGAACAATCTGCGCAATTACGGCATGCTGCTGTCGCTGTTTGCGATCATGCTGTTCTTCCAGGTCATGACCGACGGCACGCTGCTGCAGCCGCTGAACCTGACCAATCTGGTGCTGCAGAACAGCTACATCGTGATCATGGCGCTCGGCATGCTGCTGATCATTGTCACCGGCCATATCGACCTGTCGGTTGGCTCGGTCGCGGGCTTCGTCGGTGCCGTCGCCGCGGTGCTGATGGTGCGCTATCACATTGCCTATCCGCTGGCCTTCGTCGCCTGCCTGCTCGTCGGCGCGCTGATCGGCGCCGCCCAGGGCTATTGGGTTGCCTATTTCAAGATCCCGTCCTTTATCGTCACGCTCGCCGGCATGCTGGTGTTCAAGGGCCTTGCGCTCGCGATCCTGGCGGGCCAGTCGGTCGGGCCGTTTCCGCCGACCTTCCAGAAGCTGTCCTCAGGCTTCATCCCCGAACTGTTTCCCGGCGCCGGCACGCTTTATCCGACATCGCTGTTGATCGGGGCCGTATTGGCGGTGGCTTTGGTCTATACCAGCGCGAAGAACCGGGCGCGGCAGGCCTCGCACGGTATCGAGGTCGAGCCCTTTGGGTTCTTCGTCGCCAAGAGCGCGGTGCTGTTCGCCGTGATCGTGTTCTTTGCAGGTCTCATCGCCTCGCACCGCGGCCTGCCCAACGTGCTGGTGATCATGACGGCGCTGATCGGGCTCTACGCTTTCGTCACCACCCGCACCGTGATTGGCCGTCATATCTATGCCATCGGCGGCAACGCCAGGGCCGCGAGCCTGTCCGGCATCAAGACCGAGCGGCTGACGTTTCTGACCTTCGTCAACATGGGCGTGCTGGCCGCATTGGCCGGACTGGTGTTCGCCGCGCGGCTCAATACGGCGACGCCGAAGGCGGGAGCCGGCTTCGAGCTCGACGTCATCGCGGCCTGCTTTATCGGCGGCGCGTCCGCCTATGGCGGCGTCGGCCGGGTCGGCGGCGCGGTGATCGGGGCCATGATCATGGGGGTCATGAACAACGGCATGTCCATCCTCGGCATCGGCATCGACTACCAGCAGGTGATCAAGGGGCTGGTGCTGCTCGGCGCCGTCTGCCTCGACGTCTACAACCAGCGGCGATAG
- the phnC gene encoding phosphonate ABC transporter ATP-binding protein has product MLVVEGLTCRFGTKAAVDNASFSIQPGSFVGVIGRSGAGKSTLLRMINRLAEPSEGRILFEGVDVTALRGKDLRQWRARSAMIFQQFNLVGRLDVLTNVLMGRLAEIPSWRSLTQLWPQEDRALAMSALEQFDMAGIAAQRADQLSGGQQQRVAIARALVQEPDIILADEPIASLDPRNTRIVMDALLRINKHFGITVICNLHSLDLARSYCDRLIGMSAGRVVFDGAPETLTDRIARELYDLEADDVMGAAPAQAPDGAAMPELGTAAAA; this is encoded by the coding sequence ATGCTGGTGGTGGAAGGTTTGACGTGTCGGTTCGGCACCAAAGCCGCGGTGGACAACGCGTCATTTTCGATTCAGCCCGGCAGCTTCGTCGGTGTGATCGGCCGCTCCGGCGCCGGCAAGTCGACGCTGCTCCGGATGATCAACCGCCTCGCTGAACCTTCCGAAGGGCGCATCCTCTTCGAAGGTGTCGACGTGACCGCGCTACGCGGCAAGGATCTGCGGCAGTGGCGTGCGCGCTCGGCGATGATCTTTCAACAGTTCAATCTGGTCGGTCGGCTCGACGTCCTGACCAACGTGTTGATGGGAAGGCTGGCCGAAATTCCGTCCTGGCGCTCGCTGACGCAGCTTTGGCCCCAAGAGGACAGGGCGCTGGCGATGTCGGCGCTGGAGCAGTTCGATATGGCTGGTATCGCCGCCCAGCGCGCCGACCAGCTTTCCGGCGGCCAGCAGCAACGCGTCGCGATCGCACGCGCGCTGGTGCAGGAGCCCGACATTATCCTTGCCGACGAGCCGATTGCTTCGCTCGACCCGCGCAACACGCGGATCGTGATGGACGCACTGCTGCGCATCAACAAGCATTTCGGCATCACCGTGATCTGCAACCTGCATTCACTCGACCTGGCGCGAAGCTATTGCGACCGCCTGATCGGCATGTCGGCCGGGCGCGTGGTGTTCGACGGCGCGCCTGAGACGCTGACCGATCGTATCGCGCGTGAACTCTACGATCTCGAAGCCGATGACGTCATGGGTGCCGCACCCGCGCAGGCACCCGACGGTGCGGCGATGCCTGAACTGGGCACGGCCGCCGCAGCCTGA